Genomic DNA from Sphingomonas hankookensis:
CCGTCCTGCGTCAGGCGGATCGCCTGCGTTACCTCGTCATCGGCGGGCAGGATCGGGCGGCCGGCGTCCTTGTCCCAATAGGCGGCCAGAAAGTTGTAAAGGTTGCGCGCAAACAATGCCGATGCGTCCGCGGCAAGGCGGCTCGCCACGTTGCGATGGCCGACGATGTTGACACCGTGTCGCTGAACCACCTCGCCCGCGACCGATCCTTCGACATTGCCGCCCTGTTCGACCGCGAGGTCGACGATGACGCTGCCCGGCCGCATCGAGGCGATCTGCGCGTCGCTGATGAGCCGGGGAGCGGGCCTGCCCGGGATCAGCGCGGTGGTGATGACGATGTCCTGTTTCGCGATATGGGCGGAGACCAGCTCGGCCTGTGCGGCCTGATACTCGGCGCTCATTTCGCCGGCATAGCCGCCCGCGCCTTCGCCCTCGATGCCTGCAACCTTCTCCACGAAGATCGGCTTGGCGCCCAGAGACAGGATCTGTTCCCTGGTCGCCGAGCGCACGTCGGTCGCGCTGACCTGCGCCCCCAGCCGGCGCGCGGTGGCGATCGCCTGCAAGCCCGCCACGCCGACGCCCATGACGAATACCCGCGCCGCGCTGATCGTACCGGCCGCCGTCATCATCATCGGGAAGGCGCGACCATATTCCGATGCGGCGTCGAGCACCGCCTTGTACCCCGCCAGGTTCGCCTGCGACGACAAGATGTCCATCGACTGGGCGCGGGTGATGCGCGGCATCCATTCCATCGCCAGCGCCTCCAGCCCGAGCGCGGCGTACCCTTCGATCCGCGCGCGGTCGCCGAACGGATTGAGGCTCCCCAGCAGCCATGCACCGCGCTTTGCGCCGGAAAGGCTTTCCGGCGCGGGCGCGGCGACGCCCAGCACGATGTCGGCATCGGCCAGTATCTGCGCGCGGCCGCCGATGGTGGCGCCGGCGGCGGCATAGGCGGCATCGTCGATCGACGCAGCCGTCCCCGCCCCCGTTTCCACCGCCACCTCGGCGCCGAGGCCGATCAACTTCTTAACCGTTTCGGGGGTCGCGGCGACCCGGCGTTCGCCGGCGGCCTGTTCGGCGAGCAGCGCGACCTTCACGTCAGCCCGCGATCAGATAGATGACCAGTGCGGCGATCAGGGCGCAGATCACGGTGCCCCAGGTGAACCAGCGCAGGAAGCTGTTGTACGTCCCGGCATGGGCGGGCGGGCGGCCTTCTACTGCCATCGGAACTCCTCTCGATCCGTTATCTTGGCGCAAGACTAGCGCGCCGCCACCCGCGCGCCAAGCCCTGTGCCGACGCGCCGTTCCGAGGCCGCAGGAAACGACATTGCGTCATCGGCTTAAGTCGAATTTTACGAACGTCTGCGCATGGTTGCTCCGTTACGGGACGATAGGGACACATGGACAGCATATGACGCGCGACGGGCAAAGGCTGTTGATGGTGATCGACGACGAACCGGCGCAGCGGCGGCTGGTCGCGGCGATCGCGGGGCGGCGCGGGTGGCGCACGCTGTTCGCGCGGGATGGGGAAAGCGCGCTGGCGATGCTCGGCACGCCCGACGGCATGGCGCTGGACGCGGTGCTGCTGGACCATTGGTCGCCGGATGCCGATGCGACCGCGCTGATCGCCGAATTGCGCCGCAACCGCCCGGCGCTGCCGATCCTGTTGCTCACCGCCAATGAATCGGTGGCGGGCGCGGTCGCGGCGATGCGCGCGGGGGCGAGCGATTTCCTGGTCAAGCCGATCGCCGCCGAACGGCTGCTGACCGCCCTGGAAGCCGCGGCCGGTGGTGCCACGCGCGGCGAGCTGCGCCCACTGACCGAGAAACTGTCGATGACGCTGGCATTCGAGGAGATCGTCGGGTCGGCCCCGCAATTCCGCGCTGCCCTCGCCATCGCCGCCAAGGCGGCCCGCGCGCGGGTGCCGGTGCTGATCGAGGGCGAAAGCGGGGTCGGCAAGGAAGTGGTCGCGGATGCGATCCACGCCGCATCCCCGCGCGCCCGCAAGCCGATGGTGCGGGTCAATTGCGGCGCGATCCCCGCCAATCTGGTCGAAAGCGAGCTGTTCGGCCACGAAAAGGGCGCGTTCACCGGCGCGTTCGAACGCAAGATCGGCCGGTTCCAGGAAGCGGACGGCGGCACGATCTTCCTCGACGAGATCGGCGAAATGCCGTTCGAGACGCAGGTGAAGCTGCTGCGGGTGCTGCAATCGGGCGAGATCCATGCGGTCGGCGCGCGCCATCCGCGCGAGGTGGACGTGCGCGTCATCGCCGCGACCAACAAGACGCTGACGCAGGAGGTCGAGGCCGGACGGTTCCGCGAGGACCTGTATTACCGGCTGAACGTCGTGCAGGTGACGATCCCGCCGTTGCGCGACCGCATCGGCGACATTCCCGCGCTGGCCCGCCACCTGATGGCGCGGATCGCGCAGCAGCCGGGGCTGCGGCCGCTGGGGATCACCGACGATGCCATTGCGCTGCTCGGCACCTATCCGTGGCCGGGCAATGTCCGCCAGTTGCAGAACGCGCTGTTCCGTGCGGCGGTGCTGTGCGACGGGGACGCGCTGACCCGGGCCGATTTCCCCGAGATCGCACAGATCGCGGAAGGCGGCGCGCCGCAGCCGGTGCTGCCCGCGCAACGCCACGATGTTGCGGGCGGTGTCACGCTGTTCCGCCCCGACGGAAACCTGCGCGCGCTGGAGGAGATCGAGGCCGACGTCATCCGCCTCGCCATCGGCCATTATCGCGGGCGGATGACCGAGGTCGCCCGGCGGCTGGGGATCGGGCGGTCGACGCTGTATCGGAAATTGGGCGAATTGGGGATCGACCAGAACGCCGCTTGAGGGATTTTCGCCCCCCCTTCGAAAGGTCGTCACCCCGGACTTGATCCGGGGTCCCGCTTGCTTGCTACGGCGGCAGAAGAAGCGGGACCCCGGGTCAAGCCCGGGGTGACGGGTGGGGTTGCTTCCATCGTCATTCCCGCGAAGGCGGGAATCCATTGCCGCAACGGTTCTGCGTGATCCGGGACGTCAGCGTCTATGGACTCCCGCCTTCGCGGGAGTGACGAAGAATTGGGTTCGGCCTGCAACAGGCCGTATCCCCGCGCAGGCGGGGATCCAGAGCCACAGGCGTCGCGCTTTGTAACCCTGGATCCCCGCCTGCGCGGGGATACACAAGCAAGGGCACGATACCAGTGCTTCGGGCGCCCTGGATCCCCGCCTGCGCGGGGATACAGATGTGATGACCGGCGGCTTCGATCCATCGCGGCTTGGATCCCCGCCCCCGCGGGGATACGGATCAGCTGCGTCAGGCGACCACCTCCCGCCATTCCCCCGGCGCCAGCCCTTCGACACTCCACGGCCCGATCCGCCAGCGCACCAGCCGGAGCGTCGGCAGGCCGACCGCCGCCGTCATCCGCCGCACCTGCCGGTTGCGCCCTTCGCGGATGGTGAGCGACAGCCAATGGTCGGGCACGCTCTTGCGGAAGCGTATCGGCGGCACGCGCTCCCACAGGTCGGGCGGGTCGATCGCCATCACCTCCGCCGGGCGGGTCGGGCCGTCGTTGAGCGCGACGCCCTGCCGCAGCCGGTCGAGCGCGGCGGCGTCGGGCGCGCCCTCTACCTGCACGAGATAGGTCTTGGGCAGCTTGAACCGGGGATCGGCGATCCGCGCCTGCAGGCGGCCGTCGTCGGTCAGCAGCAACAGCCCCTCGCTGTCGCGGTCAAGCCGCCCGGCGGGATAGACGCCGGGCACCGCGACATGGTCCGACAGCGTGGCACGCGCGCCCTGCGTCCCGCGATCGGTGAATTGCGACAGCACGTCATAGGGTTTGTTGAGAAGGATCAGCCGCGCCATGGCGCTCTGTCGGCGATCCGCCCCGCGCTGTCGAGGGGGCGGGAACCGCTATCGTCGCGGCACGTCCCTGCCCTATAGCCCGGTCCGCCTATCGAGGGAGAGCGCCCATGAAGACCGTTTCGACCGCCCGCGCCCATGGCGGCACGCAGGGCGTCTATTCACATGAATCGACCGCCACCGGCACGACGATGACCTTTTCGGTGTTCGTGCCGCCGCTGGACGAAGGGCAGCGCGCGCCGGTGCTGTGGTATCTCTCCGGCCTGACCTGCACCCATGCCAATGTCACCGACAAGGGCGAGTTCCGTGCGGCGTGCGCCGAGGCGGGGATCGCCTTCATCGCGCCCGACACTTCGCCGCGCGGCGAAGGCGTGCCCGACGACCCGCAAGGCGCGTGGGATTTCGGGCTGGGCGCGGGTTTCTATGTCGATGCGACCGAGGAGCCGTGGGCGAAGCATTACCGGATGCGGTCGTACGTCGAGGACGAGCTGCCCGCGCTGATCGTCAGCGAATTTCCGATGCTCGATTGCAGCCGCCAGTCGATCACCGGCC
This window encodes:
- a CDS encoding aa3-type cytochrome c oxidase subunit IV; the encoded protein is MAVEGRPPAHAGTYNSFLRWFTWGTVICALIAALVIYLIAG
- a CDS encoding Re/Si-specific NAD(P)(+) transhydrogenase subunit alpha, which encodes MKVALLAEQAAGERRVAATPETVKKLIGLGAEVAVETGAGTAASIDDAAYAAAGATIGGRAQILADADIVLGVAAPAPESLSGAKRGAWLLGSLNPFGDRARIEGYAALGLEALAMEWMPRITRAQSMDILSSQANLAGYKAVLDAASEYGRAFPMMMTAAGTISAARVFVMGVGVAGLQAIATARRLGAQVSATDVRSATREQILSLGAKPIFVEKVAGIEGEGAGGYAGEMSAEYQAAQAELVSAHIAKQDIVITTALIPGRPAPRLISDAQIASMRPGSVIVDLAVEQGGNVEGSVAGEVVQRHGVNIVGHRNVASRLAADASALFARNLYNFLAAYWDKDAGRPILPADDEVTQAIRLTQDGQVTNTRLTA
- a CDS encoding sigma-54-dependent transcriptional regulator → MTRDGQRLLMVIDDEPAQRRLVAAIAGRRGWRTLFARDGESALAMLGTPDGMALDAVLLDHWSPDADATALIAELRRNRPALPILLLTANESVAGAVAAMRAGASDFLVKPIAAERLLTALEAAAGGATRGELRPLTEKLSMTLAFEEIVGSAPQFRAALAIAAKAARARVPVLIEGESGVGKEVVADAIHAASPRARKPMVRVNCGAIPANLVESELFGHEKGAFTGAFERKIGRFQEADGGTIFLDEIGEMPFETQVKLLRVLQSGEIHAVGARHPREVDVRVIAATNKTLTQEVEAGRFREDLYYRLNVVQVTIPPLRDRIGDIPALARHLMARIAQQPGLRPLGITDDAIALLGTYPWPGNVRQLQNALFRAAVLCDGDALTRADFPEIAQIAEGGAPQPVLPAQRHDVAGGVTLFRPDGNLRALEEIEADVIRLAIGHYRGRMTEVARRLGIGRSTLYRKLGELGIDQNAA
- a CDS encoding pseudouridine synthase, encoding MARLILLNKPYDVLSQFTDRGTQGARATLSDHVAVPGVYPAGRLDRDSEGLLLLTDDGRLQARIADPRFKLPKTYLVQVEGAPDAAALDRLRQGVALNDGPTRPAEVMAIDPPDLWERVPPIRFRKSVPDHWLSLTIREGRNRQVRRMTAAVGLPTLRLVRWRIGPWSVEGLAPGEWREVVA
- the fghA gene encoding S-formylglutathione hydrolase — protein: MKTVSTARAHGGTQGVYSHESTATGTTMTFSVFVPPLDEGQRAPVLWYLSGLTCTHANVTDKGEFRAACAEAGIAFIAPDTSPRGEGVPDDPQGAWDFGLGAGFYVDATEEPWAKHYRMRSYVEDELPALIVSEFPMLDCSRQSITGHSMGGHGALTIALRNPDRFRSVSAFAPIVAPGQVPWGEKALGGYLGDDRSAWRAADAVAMIEDGARVKEVLVDQGDADNFLAEQLRPELLARACADAGIDCTLRMQPGYDHSYHFISTFMADHVRWHGERLKADR